From a region of the Leptospira kmetyi serovar Malaysia str. Bejo-Iso9 genome:
- a CDS encoding aldehyde dehydrogenase family protein, giving the protein MPTLQESPVKIPNSNQTPNFPPLDKAEIERVFKLQKQHFHKVMKLTSASQRIDRLKKLRQAIFKYTPEIEKAVNSDFRKHEREVDITEIMPSISEINDAIKHVRRWMKPVNAKTPMTLFGAKSQILYEPRGVVLIIGPWNYPFYLTFAPLAAAIAAGNTVLIKPSEFTPATTEITQKIISEVFPKEEVAVFAGDYQVSGALMELPLDHIFFTGSTQVGKIVMTAAAKHLTTVTLELGGKSPAIIDRSADLKKAAKKLVWGKVLNAGQTCVAPDYLLIPNDLVKPFVDEAKKVVKEFYGKDGKPLKENADFCRIINDRNFNRVSGYIHEAVEKGAKIEMGGDTDASQNYIEPTLLSNVPENSNIMEDEIFGPVLPMIPYTNLDEAIEKINAKPKPLALYIFGKKDRAIKKILKETSSGGAAVNDVILHLANPNLPFGGVNHSGHGSYHGYFGFKAFSHERSVLRQAALSSIDLMYPPYTNFVKRLVSLTKKFLV; this is encoded by the coding sequence ATGCCAACTTTACAGGAATCTCCGGTAAAAATACCGAATTCTAACCAGACTCCAAACTTTCCGCCTTTAGACAAGGCAGAGATTGAACGTGTGTTCAAACTTCAAAAACAGCACTTCCATAAAGTTATGAAACTCACCTCCGCAAGCCAGCGGATCGATCGTTTGAAAAAACTGAGACAGGCGATTTTCAAATACACTCCCGAAATCGAAAAAGCGGTGAATTCCGACTTTCGCAAACACGAACGAGAAGTGGACATCACGGAAATTATGCCTTCGATTTCCGAAATCAACGACGCGATCAAACACGTCCGCAGATGGATGAAACCCGTGAACGCGAAAACTCCGATGACATTGTTCGGAGCGAAAAGCCAAATCCTATACGAACCCCGCGGAGTTGTGTTGATCATCGGACCTTGGAATTATCCGTTCTATCTTACGTTCGCTCCTTTGGCAGCGGCGATTGCGGCGGGCAATACGGTTCTGATCAAACCTTCCGAGTTCACTCCGGCTACGACCGAAATCACTCAGAAGATCATCAGCGAAGTTTTTCCTAAGGAAGAAGTCGCGGTTTTTGCGGGAGACTATCAGGTTTCCGGCGCGCTTATGGAACTTCCTTTGGATCATATCTTTTTTACCGGAAGCACTCAGGTCGGAAAGATCGTGATGACCGCGGCGGCGAAACATCTTACCACCGTTACTCTCGAGTTAGGCGGTAAATCTCCAGCGATCATCGATCGAAGCGCGGATCTGAAAAAGGCCGCTAAAAAACTCGTTTGGGGAAAAGTGTTGAACGCCGGTCAAACCTGCGTCGCTCCCGATTATCTGTTGATTCCGAACGACCTCGTAAAACCTTTCGTGGACGAAGCGAAGAAAGTCGTAAAAGAATTTTACGGTAAGGACGGAAAACCTCTGAAGGAGAACGCGGACTTCTGTAGAATCATCAACGATCGTAACTTCAACCGCGTTTCCGGTTATATCCACGAAGCGGTGGAGAAGGGCGCGAAGATCGAAATGGGCGGCGATACCGACGCTTCCCAAAACTACATCGAACCGACTCTTCTCAGCAACGTACCAGAAAATTCGAATATTATGGAAGATGAAATCTTCGGACCGGTTCTTCCTATGATTCCTTACACGAACCTGGACGAAGCGATCGAAAAGATCAACGCAAAACCGAAACCTTTGGCTCTTTACATCTTCGGTAAAAAGGATCGTGCGATCAAAAAGATTCTCAAGGAAACCTCTTCCGGAGGAGCCGCGGTCAACGACGTGATTCTTCACCTCGCCAATCCGAATCTTCCTTTCGGCGGCGTGAATCATTCCGGTCACGGAAGTTATCACGGTTATTTCGGATTCAAGGCTTTCTCTCACGAACGTTCCGTTCTCAGACAAGCGGCTTTGAGTTCGATCGATCTGATGTATCCGCCTTACACGAATTTTGTGAAACGTCTCGTTTCTTTGACGAAAAAGTTTCTCGTTTGA
- a CDS encoding HDOD domain-containing protein has product MSQSKTLELHHHRDLGLYSNLKDLNHPVLENSPVHYRFHNLTENVDSIISRTLDRYLLQLDIIYVRDSVFATLKETIANSIKANIKRIYFRELEADIHNPEVYKQKILGFKKKYIDNKEKYEELLFKNNFVVLVSFIHNKDMIRIRVMNNVKLSPTEVERINQRIEKAKIYNDLAEAFLEAGDETEGAGLGLIMSLIMLKNDGLSATSYKIESQGNNTSVIIDIPLNITKENLQLQKTQDIIKNIDGLPTFPKSIQDIQAMIERPNSSIGQIAETIKKDVALSANILKLANSAAFIRANKVESLDRAIQLIGLKELNQLLYSLGTKQILEDKFPAFLTIWEKSNQCAFYCKLIANKMNLPKDTVSNLMSAALLHDIGEIILLSLEERTMKSIGKISASKEIASAVSMEEAALGITHTKVGALIAEKWNFPDIYAKAMEYHHRPLIVDEEFAPYIYPIYIADMMIKINNEEAKYSEIPEKILQFCKFGSSGDFHSFRTKALENFLASTR; this is encoded by the coding sequence ATGAGTCAGAGCAAAACGTTAGAGCTCCACCATCATAGAGACCTCGGTCTCTACAGCAATCTGAAAGATCTCAATCATCCCGTACTCGAAAATTCTCCCGTTCATTATAGATTTCACAATCTTACGGAGAACGTAGATTCGATCATCAGCAGAACCTTGGATCGTTATCTGTTACAGCTCGACATCATCTACGTAAGGGATTCCGTTTTCGCGACCTTGAAGGAAACGATCGCAAACTCGATCAAGGCGAACATCAAACGGATTTATTTCCGCGAGTTGGAAGCGGACATTCACAACCCCGAAGTTTATAAACAAAAGATTTTGGGATTTAAAAAGAAGTATATCGACAACAAGGAAAAATACGAGGAACTCCTTTTTAAAAACAACTTCGTAGTTTTGGTTTCCTTTATCCACAACAAGGACATGATTCGGATCCGAGTGATGAACAACGTAAAACTCAGTCCGACCGAAGTGGAAAGAATCAATCAAAGAATCGAGAAGGCCAAAATCTACAACGATCTCGCCGAGGCTTTTTTGGAAGCCGGAGACGAAACCGAAGGCGCGGGACTCGGACTGATCATGTCTCTGATCATGTTGAAGAACGACGGACTCTCCGCGACCTCGTATAAGATCGAAAGCCAAGGAAACAACACCAGCGTAATCATAGATATTCCCCTCAACATCACGAAGGAAAATCTTCAGTTACAAAAAACTCAGGACATCATCAAGAACATAGACGGACTTCCTACGTTTCCGAAGTCGATCCAAGACATCCAAGCGATGATCGAAAGACCGAATTCTTCCATCGGACAAATCGCGGAAACGATCAAAAAGGACGTGGCTCTTTCCGCGAATATTCTAAAACTTGCAAATTCGGCCGCGTTCATCCGCGCGAACAAAGTGGAATCCTTGGACAGAGCGATCCAGCTCATCGGACTCAAGGAACTCAATCAACTTCTTTATTCTCTCGGAACCAAACAGATTCTCGAGGATAAGTTTCCTGCCTTTCTTACCATCTGGGAAAAATCGAATCAGTGCGCGTTCTATTGCAAGTTGATCGCGAACAAGATGAATCTTCCCAAGGATACCGTGAGCAATCTTATGTCCGCGGCTTTGTTGCACGATATCGGAGAAATCATTCTTCTTTCCTTGGAAGAAAGAACGATGAAGAGCATCGGAAAAATCTCCGCGTCCAAGGAAATCGCTTCCGCCGTTTCTATGGAAGAAGCCGCATTAGGAATCACTCATACGAAAGTGGGCGCGCTCATCGCGGAAAAATGGAACTTCCCGGATATCTACGCGAAGGCGATGGAATATCATCACAGACCTTTGATCGTTGATGAAGAATTCGCGCCCTATATATATCCGATCTATATTGCCGATATGATGATCAAGATCAACAACGAGGAAGCGAAGTACAGCGAGATTCCCGAAAAGATTCTTCAGTTCTGCAAGTTCGGAAGTTCGGGAGATTTCCATTCTTTCCGAACTAAGGCGCTCGAAAACTTTCTCGCGAGCACGAGATAA